The genomic window GGGCGTGAGCAGACACAACAGGCACAGCAGCGCCGCCGCCCCCGCCCCGCCGAACAGCAGCCAGCGCGACGGACGAAAAGCCCCTGCCAGCGTTCCCAGCGCCAGCAGCCCGAGCAGCAGCGCCGGAGTCGCGCGCACGTCGCCCACGAAGGCCACGAGCAGCCCCAGCCCCGCTCCCACCGCGAGGCCGCCCGCCACGCCGCGCCAGCGGGCCCAGGGATTCAGCGCGCGGTTCACGGTGCTCGGCACTTCGGTGTTCGTCATCCTCGCGGCTCCGGCGCGGTGGGCGCCCCGTCCACCCGGTAAATCCACTGGCGCGGATAGGGCGCGGCGAGGCCGGCGTCTTGCAGGGCTTCTTTGGCCGCCTCGCGCAGTTGCATGGTCAGGACCGGGTAGGCCTTCACGTTCTCGTCGCTCACGTAAAACCGCATGATGAGTTCTAAGTTACTCTCGTTCACTTCGCGCACCAGCACCACCGGCGCGGGGTCCGTCTCGACTTTGGGGTGCTGCGCCATCACCCTCAGCAGCACGGCGCGGGCCTCAGGCACCCGCTCCGCGTAGGCGAGCGGCAGCGGCACGTTCAGGCGCAGGGTGCCGCCCGCCGTCAGGTTCACCACGGTGGCCCCCGCCACGTCCTTGTTGGGAATACTGACCCACTCATTGTCGCGGGTCATGATGCGGGTGGTCCGCAGCGTGAGGCCGTGCACCTGCCCCTCGTAGTCGCGGATGCGCACCCAGTCGCCAATCCGAAAGGGCCGGTCGAGCAGCAGCGTCACCCCGCTGATGAGGTTGGCGAGAATGTCCTGCGCGGCAAAGCCCACCGCCAGCCCCACCACGCCCAGCCCGCCCAGAATCGGCAGCAGGTCGATGCCGAACTGCCGGAAGATGAGGTAGATGCCCGAGAGCAGCCACACCCCCCGCACCACGTTGCTCAGCAGCAGCGAGAGGCTGGCGTCCAGCCCCCAGGCGTTCGCCTGCCGGTGCAGCAGGTGGTGAATAAGCGCCCAGCCCGCGTAGAGCAGAAGCAGCAGCAGATACCCCCGGAACAGGGCCGGGATATACGGCGTCAGCAGTGGAAAGAGCCCCGCCACCGAAATGGCCGCCAGCAGCAGCCCGGTCAGCCGCAGCACCCGCCGCAGCGTGGTCCGCAGCACCGGATGCGCGTCCGGCGGCCCGAAGCGGCTCAGCAGCCACAGCGCCAGCCGAATCAGCCCCCAGAACAGCAGTGCGTAGGCGGCGGCCAGCACCGCGGAGAGCAGGATGGCGGGGCCGTATTCCGTCAGGAACCGCTGTACGTCGGCCCAGACTGTGCGCCCCAGGTCCAGCAGGGCGTCGAGGCCGAACAGGTGCGACTTGGTGAGGCTCATGGGGGGAGTTTAGGGGCTTTGGGGCGTTGGCTTGAGCTTTTGGCCCCAACCCCCAGCCCCTCTCCCCAAAGGGGACAGGGGGGCTCACGTTGGCACTGGGCACATGGCGGTGATGACGCGTACCGGGCGGCTTTTCGCAAGTGCGTGGGCTGGTCTGGACGCTCGTGATTTCTGCGGACGCGAGGCCCGTGCGCTTTCAGCGCCCGACGGCCCTTCCGTTCTGCGTTTCACGATTTTTTCGGGGGTAGCGCAGAATAAGGCTAAAGCGAAAGCGTTTTGACCCTCTACCAGGGGGAGAGGGCCTCGCGTAGCGAGGGGTGACTCGTAGAGCTGCTTGCAGAGGGGTCTTTCCCTCCACCTACCCCCTCACTCCACATCCCACCCATCCCCCACTCGGCCCTTGCGCCGCTCCTTTTTCCGCGCCTCCTTGCCCTTTTTGCGCTGCGGTTTGGGGGGGAGTTGCAGGTCGTAGAGGCGCTCCGGGTTGCAGGGGGCGGGCACT from Deinococcus radiodurans R1 = ATCC 13939 = DSM 20539 includes these protein-coding regions:
- a CDS encoding mechanosensitive ion channel family protein, encoding MSLTKSHLFGLDALLDLGRTVWADVQRFLTEYGPAILLSAVLAAAYALLFWGLIRLALWLLSRFGPPDAHPVLRTTLRRVLRLTGLLLAAISVAGLFPLLTPYIPALFRGYLLLLLLYAGWALIHHLLHRQANAWGLDASLSLLLSNVVRGVWLLSGIYLIFRQFGIDLLPILGGLGVVGLAVGFAAQDILANLISGVTLLLDRPFRIGDWVRIRDYEGQVHGLTLRTTRIMTRDNEWVSIPNKDVAGATVVNLTAGGTLRLNVPLPLAYAERVPEARAVLLRVMAQHPKVETDPAPVVLVREVNESNLELIMRFYVSDENVKAYPVLTMQLREAAKEALQDAGLAAPYPRQWIYRVDGAPTAPEPRG